One Epinephelus moara isolate mb chromosome 20, YSFRI_EMoa_1.0, whole genome shotgun sequence genomic window carries:
- the LOC126407930 gene encoding sialic acid-binding Ig-like lectin 16 isoform X2 gives MTLIYSVILCLFFKARICQLQCVKETLDDTEFSINVTTPIEVEAGDCILISYEFTFPTNKVTAPYRKIWFKGDPQNTISAEVVDTVESETKDTLMIDGLPRGEYEFGFKLEWGCNQTYIFPKRVQISVSATTHTADVTVPSMEEGRAATLRCDAFPLCTVKANIHWKWTKAGGQFRLESDDDDDDDYFHGYGEHYLFSILFGASLTLTPTADDHNTNITCVADYGHSVVETTVTLDVKFSPKILNSSQCMVEGKLLVCVCISRGNPLAPITWPSLTDFSVTSSSSIQTVNSIITMSAADYHNTSVKCISSNELGRAEVEIPLQNYTENRPNYELDSNHSSNAVLPWIIAGVSLSLNLILLTSLIICIKRYRGKSQQRELGEEMNTYASLNQPDVGQEYSVISPRTRGVSRKGPGVTRDTP, from the exons ATGACTTTGATCTACTCAGTGATTCTCTGCCTGTTTTTTAAGGCCAGGATCTGCCAGCTACAGTGTGTCAAAg aaaCTCTTGACGACACAGAGTTTTCAATCAATGTGACCACACCCATTGAAGTGGAAGCTGGCGACTGCATTCTGATCTCATATGAATTCACCTTTCCAACAAACAAAGTTACAGCTCCATATAGAAAGATTTGGTTCAAAGGAGATCCACAGAATACAATAAGTGCAGAAGTTGTTGACACAGTAGAATCTGAGACAAAAGACACTTTAATGATAGATGGCCTACCACGAGGAGAATATGAGTTTGGCTTCAAACTGGAATGGGGATGTAATCAGACGTACATCTTTCCAAAGAGGGTTCAGATCTCAGTTTCTG caACAACCCACACAGCAGATGTGACGGTTCCCTCCATGGAGGAGGGTCGAGCAGCCACACTGCGATGTGATGCGTTTCCTTTGTGCACTGTTAAAGCAAATATCCACTGGAAATGGACAAAGGCTGGTGGACAGTTTAGACTTgagagtgatgatgatgatgatgatgattattttcatggTTATGGTGAACATTATCTATTTAGCATTTTGTTTGGTGCAAGTTTAACCCTCACTCCTACAGCAGATGACCACAACACCAACATCACATGTGTAGCAGATTATGGTCACAGTGTTGTGGAGACAACTGTCACCTTAGATGTGAAAT ttTCCCCCAAAATCCTAAACAGTTCCCAGTGCATGGTTGAAGGAAAGCTCttggtctgtgtgtgcatcagtCGGGGGAATCCCCTGGCACCCATCACCTGGCCTTCTCTCACAGACTTCTCAGTCACCAGCTCTAGCAGCATCCAGACAGTGAACAGCATCATCACCATGTCTGCTGCTGACTACCACAACACCAGTGTCAAATGCATCAGCAGCAATGAACTGGGTCGGGCCGAGGTTGAAATTCCACTCCAGAACTACACTGAAAACAGACCGAACT ATGAGTTGGATTCAAACCACAGCTCTAATGCAGTCCTCCCCTGGATAATCGCTGGTGTGTCTTTAAGTCTGAACCTGATCCTCCTCACCAGCCTGATCATCTGCATCAAACG CTACAGGGGTAAAAGTCAACAGAGGGAACTTGGTGAAGAAATGAACACTTATGCTTCCCTGAATCAGCCAGATGTTGGACAAGAATACAGTGTTATTTCTCCACGGACCAGGGGCGTATCCAGGAAGGGTCCTGGGGTGACACGggacacaccttaa
- the LOC126407930 gene encoding sialic acid-binding Ig-like lectin 12 isoform X4, whose product MTEGQQASLYCKPYRVCSGIANVYWKWTKAGGQLILYGSYGNGMGNSLTLTPTADDHNTNITCVADYGSGVLETTVTLDVKFSPKILNSSQCMVEGKLLVCVCISRGNPLAPITWPSLTDFSVTSSSSIQTVNSIITMSAADYHNTSVKCISSNELGQAEVEIPLQNYTENRPNYELDSNHSSNAVLPWIIAGVSLSLNLILLTSLIICIKRYRGKSQQRELGEEMNTYASLNQPDVGQEYSVISPRTRGVSREGPGVARDTP is encoded by the exons ATGACGGAGGGACAACAAGCGTCATTGTATTGTAAGCCTTATCGTGTATGCTCTGGCATTGCAAATGTCTACTGGAAATGGACAAAGGCTGGTGGACAATTAATACTTTATGGTTCTTATGGTAATGGAATGGGAAACAGCTTAACCCTCACTCCTACAGCAGATGACCACAACACCAACATCACATGTGTGGCAGATTATGGTTCCGGTGTTCTTGAGACAACTGTCACCTTAGATGTGAAAT ttTCCCCCAAAATCCTAAACAGTTCCCAGTGCATGGTTGAAGGAAAGCTCttggtctgtgtgtgcatcagtCGGGGGAATCCCCTGGCACCCATCACCTGGCCTTCTCTCACAGACTTCTCAGTCACCAGCTCTAGCAGCATCCAGACAGTGAACAGCATCATCACCATGTCTGCTGCTGACTACCACAACACCAGTGTCAAATGCATCAGCAGCAATGAACTGGGTCAGGCCGAGGTTGAAATTCCACTCCAGAACTACACTGAAAACAGACCGAACT ATGAGTTGGATTCAAACCACAGCTCTAATGCAGTCCTCCCCTGGATAATCGCTGGTGTGTCTTTAAGTCTGAACCTGATCCTCCTCACCAGCCTGATCATCTGCATCAAACG CTACAGGGGTAAAAGTCAACAGAGGGAACTTGGTGAAGAAATGAACACTTATGCTTCCCTGAATCAGCCAGATGTTGGACAAGAATACAGTGTTATTTCTCCACGGACCAGGGGTGTATCCAGGGAGGGTCCTGGGGTGGCACGggacacaccttaa
- the LOC126407930 gene encoding uncharacterized protein LOC126407930 isoform X3, giving the protein MTEGQQASLYCKPYRVCSGIANVYWKWTKAGGQLILYGSYGNGMGNSLTLTPTADDHNTNITCVADYGSGVLETTVTLDVKFSPKILNSSQCMVEGKLLVCVCISRGNPLAPITWPSLTDFSVTSSSSIQTVNSIITMSAADYHNTSVKCISSNELGRAEVEIPLQNYTENRPNYELDSNHSSNAVLPWIIAGVSLSLNLILLTSLIICIKRYRGKSQQRELGEEMNTYASLNQPDVGQEYSVISPRTRGVSRKGPGVTRDTP; this is encoded by the exons ATGACGGAGGGACAACAAGCGTCATTGTATTGTAAGCCTTATCGTGTATGCTCTGGCATTGCAAATGTCTACTGGAAATGGACAAAGGCTGGTGGACAATTAATACTTTATGGTTCTTATGGTAATGGAATGGGAAACAGCTTAACCCTCACTCCTACAGCAGATGACCACAACACCAACATCACATGTGTGGCAGATTATGGTTCCGGTGTTCTTGAGACAACTGTCACCTTAGATGTGAAAT ttTCCCCCAAAATCCTAAACAGTTCCCAGTGCATGGTTGAAGGAAAGCTCttggtctgtgtgtgcatcagtCGGGGGAATCCCCTGGCACCCATCACCTGGCCTTCTCTCACAGACTTCTCAGTCACCAGCTCTAGCAGCATCCAGACAGTGAACAGCATCATCACCATGTCTGCTGCTGACTACCACAACACCAGTGTCAAATGCATCAGCAGCAATGAACTGGGTCGGGCCGAGGTTGAAATTCCACTCCAGAACTACACTGAAAACAGACCGAACT ATGAGTTGGATTCAAACCACAGCTCTAATGCAGTCCTCCCCTGGATAATCGCTGGTGTGTCTTTAAGTCTGAACCTGATCCTCCTCACCAGCCTGATCATCTGCATCAAACG CTACAGGGGTAAAAGTCAACAGAGGGAACTTGGTGAAGAAATGAACACTTATGCTTCCCTGAATCAGCCAGATGTTGGACAAGAATACAGTGTTATTTCTCCACGGACCAGGGGCGTATCCAGGAAGGGTCCTGGGGTGACACGggacacaccttaa
- the LOC126407930 gene encoding sialic acid-binding Ig-like lectin 16 isoform X1, with amino-acid sequence MTLIYSVILCLFFKARICQLQCVKETLDDTEFSINVTTPIEVEAGDCILISYEFTFPTNKVTAPYRKIWFKGDPQNTISAEVVDTVESETKDTLMIDGLPRGEYEFGFKLEWGCNQTYIFPKRVQISVSATTHTADVTVPSMEEGRAATLRCDAFPLCTVKANIHWKWTKAGGQFRLESDDDDDDDYFHGYGEHYLFSILFGASLTLTPTADDHNTNITCVADYGHSVVETTVTLDVKFSPKILNSSQCMVEGKLLVCVCISRGNPLAPITWPSLTDFSVTSSSSIQTVNSIITMSAADYHNTSVKCISSNELGRAEVEIPLQNYTENRPNYELDSNHSSNAVLPWIIAGVSLSLNLILLTSLIICIKRYRGKSQQRELGEEMNTYASLNQPDVGQEYSVISPRTRGVSRKGPGVTRDTP; translated from the exons ATGACTTTGATCTACTCAGTGATTCTCTGCCTGTTTTTTAAGGCCAGGATCTGCCAGCTACAGTGTGTCAAag aaaCTCTTGACGACACAGAGTTTTCAATCAATGTGACCACACCCATTGAAGTGGAAGCTGGCGACTGCATTCTGATCTCATATGAATTCACCTTTCCAACAAACAAAGTTACAGCTCCATATAGAAAGATTTGGTTCAAAGGAGATCCACAGAATACAATAAGTGCAGAAGTTGTTGACACAGTAGAATCTGAGACAAAAGACACTTTAATGATAGATGGCCTACCACGAGGAGAATATGAGTTTGGCTTCAAACTGGAATGGGGATGTAATCAGACGTACATCTTTCCAAAGAGGGTTCAGATCTCAGTTTCTG caACAACCCACACAGCAGATGTGACGGTTCCCTCCATGGAGGAGGGTCGAGCAGCCACACTGCGATGTGATGCGTTTCCTTTGTGCACTGTTAAAGCAAATATCCACTGGAAATGGACAAAGGCTGGTGGACAGTTTAGACTTgagagtgatgatgatgatgatgatgattattttcatggTTATGGTGAACATTATCTATTTAGCATTTTGTTTGGTGCAAGTTTAACCCTCACTCCTACAGCAGATGACCACAACACCAACATCACATGTGTAGCAGATTATGGTCACAGTGTTGTGGAGACAACTGTCACCTTAGATGTGAAAT ttTCCCCCAAAATCCTAAACAGTTCCCAGTGCATGGTTGAAGGAAAGCTCttggtctgtgtgtgcatcagtCGGGGGAATCCCCTGGCACCCATCACCTGGCCTTCTCTCACAGACTTCTCAGTCACCAGCTCTAGCAGCATCCAGACAGTGAACAGCATCATCACCATGTCTGCTGCTGACTACCACAACACCAGTGTCAAATGCATCAGCAGCAATGAACTGGGTCGGGCCGAGGTTGAAATTCCACTCCAGAACTACACTGAAAACAGACCGAACT ATGAGTTGGATTCAAACCACAGCTCTAATGCAGTCCTCCCCTGGATAATCGCTGGTGTGTCTTTAAGTCTGAACCTGATCCTCCTCACCAGCCTGATCATCTGCATCAAACG CTACAGGGGTAAAAGTCAACAGAGGGAACTTGGTGAAGAAATGAACACTTATGCTTCCCTGAATCAGCCAGATGTTGGACAAGAATACAGTGTTATTTCTCCACGGACCAGGGGCGTATCCAGGAAGGGTCCTGGGGTGACACGggacacaccttaa